One window of Brevibacillus choshinensis genomic DNA carries:
- a CDS encoding YlmH family RNA-binding protein, whose translation MSIFDHFGKDERPFVERALEMLTLVERKQAMRLTDFLDPRQVMIFQSLASQVQDVSVSVHGGYDGAERVRVILHPDYMTVEQDDYRLALLHVQADQRFHVLEHRDVMGAVLNVGMKREKFGDMLTDTDGCYAIVAEEVADFVCAQVTQIHRTSVQFERKAWEEFSPPAPRFTEKTITVPSPRLDAIIGEVHNMSRAKALVPIRGGKVKVNWKVVEDPSQSLQAGDMVSMAGFGRFKVLEVAGPTRSGRIRMIVGLVT comes from the coding sequence ATGAGTATCTTTGATCATTTTGGAAAAGATGAACGTCCCTTTGTCGAACGGGCGCTGGAAATGCTGACGCTGGTAGAGCGGAAGCAGGCCATGCGCCTTACTGATTTTCTGGATCCGAGGCAAGTCATGATTTTTCAAAGTCTGGCTTCCCAGGTGCAGGATGTGTCCGTATCGGTCCACGGTGGTTATGACGGGGCAGAGCGCGTGCGAGTCATCCTGCATCCAGATTATATGACAGTAGAGCAGGATGACTATCGACTGGCTTTGCTGCATGTTCAGGCGGATCAACGTTTCCACGTACTAGAGCACCGCGATGTCATGGGAGCCGTTCTAAACGTGGGAATGAAGCGGGAAAAGTTCGGGGACATGCTGACAGATACCGATGGCTGCTATGCAATTGTGGCGGAGGAAGTAGCGGACTTTGTTTGTGCACAGGTGACGCAGATCCATCGGACATCCGTCCAGTTTGAGCGCAAAGCGTGGGAGGAATTTTCCCCGCCTGCCCCGCGATTTACCGAGAAAACGATCACTGTGCCGTCTCCGCGCCTCGATGCCATCATCGGTGAGGTTCACAATATGTCACGCGCCAAAGCATTGGTCCCCATCCGTGGTGGAAAAGTAAAAGTGAACTGGAAAGTCGTTGAAGACCCATCTCAATCGTTACAGGCAGGAGATATGGTCTCGATGGCAGGATTTGGGCGCTTTAAAGTGCTGGAAGTAGCGGGACCCACTCGCAGTGGCAGGATTCGCATGATTGTGGGACTGGTTACATAA
- the pgeF gene encoding peptidoglycan editing factor PgeF has product MREPFVMAEEKPFLHLQEWEDRFPGLVAGFTIRTGGVSVVPYGSFNMGLHVGDDAAHVVANRKALAEQLQIPFEAWTCADQVHGNQVCQVVAAGAGRESLENVIRATDGLFTEKAEVLLASFYADCVPLFFLDPVSGAIGLAHAGWKGTVGRIAEEMVIALESQYQVKRENLLVAIGPSIGGCCYEVDERIMAQVRVSAKKWEGSVTPSENGRYMLDLRKLNTEILLEAGISPANIATTDWCTSCRTDIFFSHRKEAGATGTTGRMASFIGWKNRKGEGSAS; this is encoded by the coding sequence ATGAGAGAGCCGTTTGTCATGGCAGAGGAGAAGCCATTTTTACATCTGCAGGAATGGGAAGATCGTTTTCCCGGTTTAGTAGCAGGGTTTACGATTCGCACGGGAGGGGTAAGTGTAGTACCGTACGGGTCTTTTAATATGGGGTTGCACGTTGGCGATGACGCTGCACATGTCGTAGCCAATCGAAAGGCGCTCGCAGAGCAGCTGCAGATTCCTTTCGAGGCGTGGACATGTGCAGATCAGGTACATGGAAATCAGGTGTGCCAGGTGGTGGCAGCAGGAGCAGGCAGAGAGAGTCTGGAGAATGTCATTCGAGCAACGGATGGACTGTTCACAGAAAAAGCAGAAGTTCTTTTGGCTTCTTTCTACGCGGATTGTGTTCCGCTATTTTTCCTTGATCCTGTATCAGGGGCTATAGGGCTCGCCCACGCAGGGTGGAAGGGCACAGTCGGACGTATTGCCGAGGAAATGGTGATAGCACTGGAGAGTCAGTACCAGGTGAAAAGGGAGAACTTGCTCGTCGCGATCGGCCCTTCCATTGGTGGTTGTTGCTACGAGGTAGATGAGCGAATCATGGCCCAAGTACGTGTCAGTGCAAAAAAGTGGGAAGGCTCTGTAACGCCATCCGAGAATGGACGGTACATGCTCGACCTGCGCAAACTGAATACCGAAATCTTGCTTGAGGCAGGCATATCCCCAGCGAATATTGCCACGACGGACTGGTGTACAAGCTGCCGTACAGATATATTCTTTTCCCACCGAAAAGAAGCAGGTGCTACGGGAACCACTGGGCGTATGGCTTCGTTTATCGGATGGAAAAACAGGAAGGGAGAAGGTAGTGCGTCATGA
- a CDS encoding YggT family protein has product MGYLLTVLDFLFTVYQYMIIAYILMSWVPQMRETGIGQLLERLVEPYLAPFRRFIPTLGFIDISPIVALIVLRLAYSGLLSILYKLL; this is encoded by the coding sequence ATGGGTTACCTGCTAACGGTGCTAGATTTTTTGTTTACGGTTTATCAATACATGATTATTGCTTACATACTGATGTCTTGGGTTCCGCAAATGCGCGAGACCGGGATTGGCCAACTGCTAGAGCGTTTGGTTGAGCCGTATTTGGCTCCATTTCGACGTTTCATTCCGACCCTCGGTTTTATCGACATTTCACCGATTGTCGCATTGATCGTTTTGCGCTTGGCTTATAGTGGGTTGCTCTCCATCCTGTATAAACTTCTCTAG
- the ftsZ gene encoding cell division protein FtsZ — protein MLEFDMDLGSFARIKVIGCGGGGSNAVNRMIAGGVKGVEFITLNTDAQALQLSSADIKLQIGEKLTRGLGAGANPEIGKKAAEESRDLIENALRGADMVFVTAGMGGGTGTGAAPVVAEIAKELGALTVGVVTRPFSFEGRKRSQHGEAGIAGLKEKVDTLIVIPNDRLLEIVDKNTPMLEAFREADNILRQGVQGISDLIAVPGLINLDFADVKTIMTERGSALMGIGIGSGENRAAEAARRAISSPLLETSIDGARGVLLNITGGTNLSLYEVNEAADIVSSAADPDVNMIFGAVINEDLKNELLVTVIATGFEQSQRTEAPRRPQQQQVNPSSNRPTPVSNTNSSRAKEEEDDKSFFSMSNLDNLDIPAFLRNRRRNKK, from the coding sequence ATGCTGGAATTTGATATGGATTTGGGATCCTTTGCGCGAATTAAGGTAATTGGATGCGGGGGCGGCGGTAGCAACGCCGTAAACCGTATGATCGCAGGTGGCGTGAAAGGGGTAGAATTTATTACTCTGAACACAGATGCACAAGCGCTCCAATTGTCTAGCGCGGACATCAAGCTGCAAATTGGTGAAAAATTGACTCGTGGTCTTGGTGCAGGAGCCAATCCGGAAATTGGGAAAAAGGCTGCTGAAGAGAGCCGCGATCTGATTGAAAACGCGCTGCGTGGAGCAGACATGGTATTCGTAACAGCAGGTATGGGCGGAGGTACGGGTACTGGAGCAGCGCCAGTTGTAGCTGAAATCGCTAAGGAATTGGGCGCACTGACAGTAGGGGTAGTCACTCGTCCATTTTCATTCGAAGGACGCAAACGTTCCCAGCACGGTGAAGCGGGTATTGCTGGCTTGAAAGAAAAAGTCGACACATTGATCGTCATTCCGAATGATCGATTGCTGGAAATCGTCGATAAAAATACACCGATGCTAGAAGCATTCCGTGAAGCAGATAATATCTTGCGCCAAGGGGTTCAAGGGATTTCCGACCTGATCGCCGTACCAGGTCTGATCAACCTTGACTTCGCTGACGTAAAAACGATCATGACCGAACGTGGCTCCGCTTTGATGGGGATCGGTATTGGCAGTGGGGAAAACAGGGCAGCAGAAGCAGCTCGCCGTGCCATTTCCAGCCCACTATTGGAAACCTCAATCGATGGTGCACGTGGTGTTCTGTTGAACATTACAGGCGGTACGAATCTGAGCCTGTACGAAGTGAACGAAGCAGCTGACATCGTGTCCTCTGCAGCGGATCCTGATGTGAATATGATTTTCGGTGCAGTGATCAACGAGGATTTGAAAAACGAGCTGCTTGTAACGGTGATTGCGACTGGTTTTGAACAATCACAAAGAACGGAGGCACCACGCCGTCCACAACAACAGCAAGTAAATCCATCTAGCAACAGACCTACGCCGGTATCAAATACGAACTCCAGTCGTGCCAAAGAAGAGGAAGACGACAAGTCCTTCTTCTCGATGAGCAATCTGGATAATCTGGATATTCCAGCGTTCCTGCGCAACCGTCGCCGCAATAAAAAGTAG
- a CDS encoding DivIVA domain-containing protein, with translation MPLTPLDIHNKEFSTGFRGYNIDEVNEFLDQVIKDFELLIKEKKEMEERIAILNERVDHYKSLEENLSKSILVAQETAEDVKSNARKEAQLILKEAEKNADRIVNEALAKSRKIAIEIEELKKRASVYRMRFRTLLEAQLEMLENGAWDDIEQADSAVAVE, from the coding sequence GTGCCTTTAACGCCGTTGGATATACACAATAAAGAATTTAGTACTGGCTTTCGCGGATACAACATTGACGAAGTAAATGAATTTCTGGATCAGGTCATTAAAGATTTTGAACTCCTGATAAAAGAAAAAAAGGAAATGGAAGAGCGCATTGCCATCCTCAATGAGCGTGTGGATCATTATAAGAGCTTGGAAGAAAACTTGAGTAAATCGATCTTGGTTGCGCAAGAGACTGCAGAAGATGTCAAATCAAACGCGCGCAAAGAAGCGCAGCTGATCTTGAAAGAAGCAGAGAAAAATGCAGACAGAATCGTCAACGAAGCATTGGCCAAGTCCCGTAAGATCGCAATCGAAATTGAGGAATTGAAAAAACGCGCTTCGGTGTACCGCATGCGTTTCCGGACGCTGTTGGAAGCCCAGCTGGAAATGCTGGAAAACGGTGCATGGGACGATATCGAGCAAGCTGATTCGGCTGTAGCTGTTGAATAA
- the sigE gene encoding RNA polymerase sporulation sigma factor SigE gives MYVKLRLQLQLTWYRFLLWIGARAEEVYYIGGSEALPPPLTREEEEVLLGRLPSGDPAVRGMLIERNLRLVVYIARKFENTGINIEDLVSIGTIGLIKAVNTFDPDKNIKLATYASRCIENEILMYLRRNNKIRSEVSFDEPLNIDWDGNELLLSDVLGTENDTIYKNIEDQVDRKLLKKALDKLSERERIIMELRFGLAGEEEKTQKDVADLLGISQSYISRLEKRIIKRLRKEFNKMV, from the coding sequence ATGTACGTAAAACTTCGCCTACAACTCCAATTGACCTGGTACCGTTTCCTGCTATGGATTGGTGCACGCGCTGAAGAAGTCTATTACATTGGCGGGAGTGAAGCCTTACCTCCACCACTGACCAGGGAAGAGGAGGAGGTCCTGCTTGGACGTCTGCCTTCTGGGGACCCTGCCGTTCGTGGGATGCTGATCGAGCGCAATTTGCGCTTGGTCGTCTACATCGCTCGCAAGTTCGAGAATACGGGAATCAACATTGAGGATTTGGTCAGCATCGGCACCATCGGTTTGATCAAGGCCGTCAATACCTTTGATCCTGATAAGAACATCAAGCTAGCGACTTACGCTTCGCGTTGTATCGAAAACGAGATTTTGATGTACTTGCGCCGCAACAACAAAATCCGTTCGGAGGTGTCATTTGACGAACCGCTCAATATTGACTGGGACGGCAACGAGCTGTTGCTCTCGGATGTGTTGGGTACAGAGAATGACACGATTTATAAAAATATCGAGGACCAGGTAGACCGTAAGCTTTTGAAAAAAGCGCTGGATAAATTGTCGGAGCGGGAACGCATCATTATGGAGCTGCGCTTTGGTCTGGCGGGTGAAGAAGAGAAGACGCAAAAGGATGTCGCCGATCTCTTGGGCATCTCCCAGTCGTACATTTCCCGTTTGGAAAAGCGAATTATAAAACGGTTACGAAAAGAATTCAACAAGATGGTCTAA
- a CDS encoding cell division protein SepF, whose product MGVMNKLMGFLGLENEEYIEETVEEDHDDHESSNKRQMTNRANNVVPFQAREKEGIRLILCEPRHYSDAQDIADNLRHRRPVVVNLHRVEKDQAKRIIDFLSGTVYALNGDIQKVGDTIFVCTPDHVDIQGTISSVMEE is encoded by the coding sequence ATGGGTGTTATGAACAAATTGATGGGGTTTTTGGGATTGGAAAACGAAGAGTACATCGAAGAGACAGTGGAAGAGGATCACGACGATCATGAGTCCTCCAATAAACGACAAATGACGAACAGGGCGAATAACGTGGTTCCTTTCCAAGCACGGGAAAAGGAGGGTATTCGTTTGATCCTCTGTGAACCCCGTCACTACAGTGATGCGCAAGACATTGCGGATAACCTTCGTCATCGCAGACCGGTTGTGGTGAATCTGCATCGAGTGGAGAAGGATCAGGCGAAACGGATCATCGACTTTTTAAGTGGGACGGTTTATGCACTGAACGGCGATATTCAGAAAGTCGGAGACACCATCTTTGTTTGCACGCCTGACCACGTGGACATTCAAGGTACGATTTCCAGTGTGATGGAAGAGTAA
- the ftsA gene encoding cell division protein FtsA: protein MVSNELIVSLDIGTSKVRVMIGEINNGSINIIGVGQSHSEGIKKGVIVDIDQTVHAIREAVDHAERMVGVSIEEVYVGITGNHIELHETQGVVAVSSEDREIREEDIQRVIQAAKVVAIPPDREIIEVVPKEYIVDGQGSIKDPRGMIGVRLEMEGTIVTGLKTVVHNIVRCAQRTNLRVAGIFLQPLAASTVALSKDDKNMGVVLVDIGAGSTTIGVFEQGKLAATTVIGIGGDHITSDISLGLRTHTDVADRVKTKNGCALIDEASEDVKFKVNRIGSDVEKQFTQVDLANIIEPRAAEIFQLVEDAVYKLGFRDEIAGGYVLTGGTVAMPGMLELAKEELDAPVRIAIPDYIGVRDPAYTTGVGLIQYALQLMERRSIRVTPSFKGTQKQTVSKPKDGSGLMEKVKNWFSEFI, encoded by the coding sequence TTGGTAAGCAACGAACTCATCGTCAGCCTAGATATTGGAACATCCAAAGTACGCGTAATGATCGGCGAAATCAACAACGGTTCCATCAACATCATCGGCGTCGGCCAATCGCACTCAGAAGGCATTAAAAAGGGCGTGATTGTCGACATCGACCAAACCGTGCATGCCATCCGGGAAGCGGTTGACCATGCAGAGCGCATGGTTGGCGTTTCGATCGAAGAAGTGTATGTCGGTATCACTGGGAATCATATTGAGCTGCATGAAACACAAGGGGTTGTCGCTGTATCCAGCGAAGACCGTGAGATACGAGAAGAAGACATCCAACGCGTTATTCAAGCAGCAAAGGTTGTTGCCATCCCACCGGACAGGGAAATCATTGAGGTCGTTCCAAAGGAGTATATTGTCGATGGGCAAGGTAGTATAAAAGACCCGCGTGGAATGATCGGTGTCCGATTGGAAATGGAAGGAACCATTGTGACCGGTTTGAAAACGGTTGTACATAACATTGTTCGTTGCGCCCAAAGGACGAATCTGCGAGTTGCTGGAATTTTCTTGCAACCGCTTGCGGCCAGTACCGTCGCTCTTTCCAAGGATGACAAAAACATGGGTGTCGTTTTAGTCGACATCGGTGCGGGTTCTACCACGATCGGTGTATTTGAACAGGGGAAACTGGCAGCTACCACCGTAATCGGCATCGGTGGCGACCACATTACCAGCGATATTTCGCTTGGGTTGCGCACACATACAGATGTGGCGGATCGGGTAAAGACGAAAAATGGCTGTGCTTTGATCGACGAAGCGTCAGAAGACGTGAAGTTCAAGGTAAACCGAATTGGTAGCGATGTTGAAAAGCAGTTTACGCAAGTGGATTTGGCCAATATTATTGAGCCGCGCGCTGCGGAAATATTCCAGCTAGTGGAAGATGCAGTCTACAAATTGGGCTTCCGTGATGAAATTGCGGGAGGCTATGTTCTAACAGGTGGTACGGTAGCTATGCCTGGCATGTTAGAGTTGGCCAAGGAAGAGCTGGATGCGCCAGTACGAATCGCTATTCCGGATTATATTGGAGTCAGGGATCCTGCCTACACCACTGGGGTAGGTTTGATTCAATATGCCTTGCAGTTGATGGAGCGCCGCAGTATACGCGTTACCCCCTCATTCAAAGGCACTCAGAAGCAAACCGTGTCAAAGCCGAAAGATGGCTCCGGTTTGATGGAAAAAGTGAAAAACTGGTTCAGTGAGTTTATTTAA
- a CDS encoding YggS family pyridoxal phosphate-dependent enzyme → MSMDMELLKERMQAIEERIQAACDRSNRKREDVKIIAVTKYVDAEAIRDLLDAGIEHIGENRVQDGLPKYEQYGDRGTWHFIGHLQTNKAKEVVGRFPYIHSLDRLSLAEALNKRGETLNQVVSCFLQLNISGEETKFGLSPNDVLAFLQETSNMKHIKIVGLMTMAPVVENEEEARPVFKGLYEWKERINEWAFPHAHVEELSMGMSSDFEVAIEEGATYIRLGSVLVKP, encoded by the coding sequence ATGAGTATGGACATGGAACTGTTAAAGGAACGGATGCAGGCGATTGAGGAAAGAATACAGGCAGCGTGTGACCGATCTAATCGTAAGCGCGAGGACGTGAAAATCATTGCGGTGACGAAATATGTTGATGCTGAGGCAATCCGCGATTTATTGGACGCCGGAATTGAGCACATCGGGGAAAATCGCGTGCAGGATGGCTTGCCGAAGTACGAGCAATACGGGGATCGAGGCACCTGGCATTTTATCGGCCACTTGCAGACCAACAAGGCGAAAGAAGTCGTAGGACGTTTTCCGTACATTCATTCATTGGATCGTTTGTCCCTCGCGGAAGCGCTGAACAAACGCGGGGAAACGTTGAATCAAGTCGTATCTTGTTTTTTACAGCTGAATATTTCGGGAGAAGAGACAAAATTTGGGCTTAGTCCCAATGATGTATTGGCTTTTTTGCAGGAAACCAGTAATATGAAACATATAAAGATCGTTGGATTAATGACGATGGCGCCTGTTGTCGAAAACGAGGAAGAGGCACGTCCAGTATTCAAGGGTCTCTATGAGTGGAAAGAACGCATCAATGAATGGGCATTTCCTCATGCACATGTAGAGGAACTATCCATGGGTATGTCAAGTGATTTTGAAGTGGCGATAGAAGAAGGAGCAACATATATCAGACTGGGGTCCGTATTGGTCAAGCCTTGA
- a CDS encoding YlmC/YmxH family sporulation protein: MVKISDFQTKEVVNILDGKRLGQISDLEIDLRHGRVEAIVVPGPGKFLGFFSSGNDFVIPWRNIVKIGKDVVLVRMEEALRVDSRTSGGEDYRE, translated from the coding sequence ATGGTGAAAATCTCTGACTTCCAGACCAAAGAAGTAGTGAACATTTTGGACGGGAAGCGGCTCGGTCAAATTTCCGATTTGGAAATTGATTTGCGCCACGGACGGGTAGAGGCCATTGTCGTACCGGGACCGGGAAAGTTTCTGGGCTTTTTTTCATCTGGGAACGATTTTGTGATTCCTTGGCGCAATATTGTAAAGATCGGAAAAGATGTCGTGCTTGTGCGAATGGAAGAAGCGCTCCGGGTAGATTCGAGAACCTCCGGTGGAGAGGATTACAGAGAGTAG
- the sigG gene encoding RNA polymerase sporulation sigma factor SigG: protein MTRNKVEICGVDTSKLPVLTNKEMRELFERLQSGELAAREKLVNGNLRLVLSVIQRFNNRGEFVDDLFQVGCIGLMKAIDNFDLGQNVKFSTYAVPMIIGEIRRYLRDNNPIRVSRSLRDIAYKALQVRDNLTNKHSREPTITEISQELNVAKEDVVFALDAIQDPVSLFEPIYQDGGDPIYVMDQISDEKNKDVTWVEEIALREGMQRLGDREKMILSMRFYEGKTQMEVAEEIGISQAQVSRLEKAAIAHMQKHVQS from the coding sequence GTGACGCGCAATAAGGTAGAGATATGCGGGGTAGATACCTCCAAGCTTCCTGTGCTGACCAACAAAGAAATGAGAGAGCTGTTCGAGCGTTTGCAGAGCGGCGAACTGGCAGCCCGTGAAAAGCTGGTCAACGGAAATCTGCGATTGGTCCTGAGCGTCATCCAGCGCTTCAACAATCGTGGAGAGTTCGTGGACGATCTGTTTCAAGTAGGCTGCATCGGATTGATGAAGGCGATTGATAACTTTGATCTCGGCCAAAATGTGAAGTTTTCCACCTATGCGGTTCCGATGATCATCGGTGAGATTCGTCGCTATCTGCGTGACAACAATCCCATTCGCGTATCCAGATCCTTGCGAGATATTGCTTACAAGGCCTTGCAGGTACGTGACAATCTGACTAACAAGCATTCGCGCGAACCCACCATTACAGAGATCTCTCAAGAATTAAACGTGGCAAAGGAAGATGTCGTGTTCGCTCTTGATGCGATTCAGGATCCCGTTTCTTTGTTCGAGCCGATCTATCAAGACGGCGGAGACCCGATCTACGTCATGGATCAAATCAGCGACGAAAAAAACAAGGACGTGACATGGGTAGAAGAGATCGCCTTGCGTGAAGGCATGCAGCGTCTGGGTGACAGGGAAAAAATGATTTTGTCGATGCGCTTCTACGAAGGGAAAACCCAGATGGAAGTCGCAGAGGAAATCGGTATTTCACAAGCTCAGGTTTCACGACTAGAAAAAGCGGCAATTGCCCATATGCAAAAACACGTGCAATCGTAA
- the spoIIGA gene encoding sigma-E processing peptidase SpoIIGA, which translates to MVVYLDIILLLNMAIDTLLLWFTAYFRKERVIWWRMLLASLFGSTYLAFFFFPAFSSMYQWSIKLLFSILMLWIAFGNRRLLTFTQNLIIFYFVAFVFGGGVFGLQYFLAPQNEIVNGLVVTHNDGFGVGFKPTLLILIAGFTMVYFLGRKSYRAIQEPRKLDAFLVDVAVTLAGEKVICRGLVDTGNQLHEPITRIPVMIMESRMLAHLLPPPLLRQTDENGGVWEKLDGYWGELPIEWQSRVRLIPYRSVSRGMDFLLAVKPDHVIVLQGSTRYETHKVLIGLNPIPLAADGQYQAIVHPAMMETYSQESTFILEQEG; encoded by the coding sequence ATGGTTGTGTATCTTGATATCATTCTACTCTTGAACATGGCTATTGATACCTTGTTGCTCTGGTTTACCGCTTATTTTCGAAAAGAACGCGTGATTTGGTGGAGAATGCTGCTCGCATCCTTGTTTGGCTCCACGTATTTGGCCTTTTTCTTTTTCCCTGCGTTTTCTTCGATGTATCAGTGGTCGATCAAGCTGCTCTTTTCCATCCTCATGCTATGGATCGCCTTTGGGAACAGAAGACTGCTGACTTTCACCCAGAACTTGATCATTTTCTACTTCGTCGCTTTTGTTTTTGGCGGAGGTGTCTTTGGCCTCCAGTACTTCCTTGCCCCGCAAAATGAAATCGTCAATGGACTGGTTGTGACGCACAACGACGGATTCGGAGTCGGTTTTAAGCCGACGCTGCTCATTCTCATCGCCGGGTTCACTATGGTGTACTTCCTGGGTAGAAAAAGCTACCGTGCCATTCAAGAGCCGCGTAAATTGGATGCCTTTCTCGTTGATGTTGCCGTGACACTGGCGGGAGAGAAGGTAATCTGTCGAGGGCTCGTGGATACAGGAAATCAGCTTCATGAACCGATCACGCGCATCCCTGTCATGATCATGGAAAGTCGCATGTTGGCACATCTGCTACCGCCGCCGCTTCTCCGACAAACCGATGAAAACGGTGGAGTGTGGGAGAAGCTGGACGGATACTGGGGAGAGCTTCCCATAGAGTGGCAGTCTCGAGTCAGGCTGATTCCTTACAGAAGTGTTTCACGCGGAATGGACTTTTTGCTGGCAGTTAAACCGGACCATGTCATCGTCTTGCAAGGCAGTACCCGATATGAGACCCACAAGGTGCTGATCGGCCTCAACCCTATTCCGTTGGCCGCAGACGGGCAATATCAGGCCATCGTGCATCCAGCAATGATGGAGACCTATTCTCAAGAATCGACCTTTATTCTCGAACAGGAGGGCTAA